The Bdellovibrio sp. ZAP7 DNA segment ATCGCATTGTATTCAATGCGCTTTATGATGGCGGCAACAGCAGTGATCTTCGCCCGCTCTGAAAACCTGCAGTTCATCTGGTATCAAATCTACAGATTAGGTATGCGTCCGGATTCGATTTATGTGCCCTGGTTAAAATGGATGCTATTAACAGCATTACCCGTGGGAGTGATCGCCAGCGTCCCCGCAAAAGCATTGCTAGAACCTCCCCCATACGAACTATTCGCGTGGGTCGTAGCCCTGTCAGTGATCTTAATCTACATCACCAACAAGTTCTGGAAATTCGCCCTAAAGTCCTACTCCAGCGCCAGCTCCTAAAAGGTGCCGTCGGCACCTAAATTCCGAGCTGCAACCAAGATAGAATTTTGTCGAAGATCTTCATGTGCAACGGCTTCGCAGGAAGCTCGTTGCGAGACTTCTGCGCGTAGTATTCAAATAGGTTTTTGAAGTAACCGTTGTACCAGCTGGATAGCAGGTGTTCTTTGTCATAGCGAAGACTTTTCCCCGCTGTCAGACGTTGGGGCTCAGTGACATACACGCGAAGCTTTCCGTCGACATCGTGATTGTGCATACGCGCGTACCATTTTTCGATAGAAACAGCTTTGCCAAAGAATGGATCAATAATCCACCAGCCGCCTTCAGAATTTTTCACAGCCGTAGCCACGTGGAAAGTCCAAACTGTATCACCAACTAGCGCTTTCATCTGACCTACAACGTACACCTTGCGAATAGAAGCGTTGTCCACTCCCATGCGTAAAGATTCCAAGTGCGAATTCATCGCACGACCAAAGCAAAAACCCAGGTGTCCACTGGGATCATATTTTTTTACATTCAACAGGCGAGTCACCGGATTGCGAGTCACTTCTTCATAAATATCTTTTGCTTCAGAAGCATTGATAGAATTCTTACGACCCGTGCCTGGATTTTCAGTGGAGATTTTCTGCATCTGCGAAAGGACTTCCGCGTTCAAAGCTGTCGCTTGTTCCGGAGTGACCTTCGCTTGATCTGCATAAAGATTTTCAGCCGCATAACGGGTCAAAGAATCATTCACAAGCTTCGCGCCCAACAACGACACACGCTCTGGCAAAGAAAAACCAGCAAGCTCAAGAATTCGATCCTTGCGAGCAATCTGCTCTTTCGTATAATTGTCACCAAATCCCGGAAGTGTTTCGTTCAAACCTTTTTCAGTACGCCCCAAAGCACGAGCAAATTGCAAAGCGGTCGCTTCTTGATCAGAGACCTTTCGATCCAAAAACAATTCCACTTCACGCTTTTGCAAAACATCGTGAGTCGACATAGCCATTAACAATTTAAAGAAATCTTTTTGCTCAACCAAGTTCAGCTCAGAACGCTGATTCACCACACGATCCACCAGATCCATCTGCGAATCCGTCAAAACACGATTAAATTCATTCTCAACCAAATCGCGAGTCGCCCCATAAACCGCCGAAGGCTCCAAACCAAAAACCGCCTCACAACGGCTTTGCCCATGAGCCAAGCTGACAAAAAACATAACTCCAAAAACAACAATGAAGCCGCGACCGAAAGACATGGGTTTTCTCCAATACCCCGTACCAAGCAATCCCAAGGCCAAAAAACCCGCCAACCCATTAGATTTAAAGGAAAATAACTGAACAAACCTTAAACAAAGTCCCAAAAAACGCGAGCAGCAAGCGAAAGCGAGCTGCAAGCCACGTCCCCCTGAACGGAGTCAAATCTTCGCGAAATAAGAACGAGCTAGAAAGCGCCAAATGCAAGGCGCGAGGAGGAAGGCGTACTACCTGTACGCCGACGACGAGCAACGCAGTCAGTTGGCGTTTTATAGCTCGTTCCGTCTAAGAAAGTGGGAGTCAGGTTTTGCTTTAAGCCGGATTCTGTCCATCTCACCTGGTCCCATAATTGTCCCGATGAAATTAGATGATCATTCCTCTAGGAGTGACATTACTGTCACCCTCAAGCGATCTTACCCGGTGGCTACGGACTGGCCGTCCTACTAATGCCACCCTATTTGATCTTGCTCCGCGCAGAGTTTGGCTGTTTTCACTCCGGCGGCTCCCCTGACCCTCCCGTTCCCGGTGTCAGGCTCAATGCCCCGGACATTCTCTCTGTTCCACTGTTCCTTACATTACTGTAGAGGGGCGTTACCCCTTGCGCTGCCATATGGAGTCCGGACTTTCCTCCCTAATATCAAGTATTTGAGTATTATTAGAGCGATCATCCGCAAAACCGAAGGGTTTTTTTAACACCCTCCAGCAAAATTCGCAAGAGGGTTTTCTTCGCCCCATATTTATTTTACTTTCATCTCACTGACTACAAAAGGAATTTTATATGAAGATCTTCGCATCTCTTATCGTCTCTGCTTTGACCCTGGCTTCGACTACACCTGCGTTCGCAAGTGAAGGTCATACTGGTCCTAACCACCATACTAAAGAAGAACTTGGCCAAAAAATGAACGAGTTGTTTCCTGAGAAACAAATGAAAGTTGAATCTCAAACAATTCCCGCAAAACCTGAGCTTGCAAGTCCCGAGTACTTTGCAGCAGTTAAAGGTGATTCCGTTACTTTGAAATGGAAAGAAGCAAAAGATGCACAAGAATACCACGTGCAAGTTGCGACTGATGCAAATTTCAAATGGTTGGTTGCTGATGACCAACACGTCAAAGCTACAACATTCGATGTTTCTAAACTTGAGGCTGGAAAACACTATTTCTGGCGTGTGGCATCTGTCAGACCAGACAACTGGAAAACATTCCGCAAATCCTATTTTGCGACTTCTATGTTCGAAACTCCAGACGCTGCTACAGCTGCACCTGCAAAATAGCAATCTCTGACGAATCAAGTTCGTCGTCTAAATAGGCCCTCATATACTTTCTTTTATGAGGGCTCTTTACTGGTTCCGCAACGATCTCCGATTACATGACAACGAAGCACTGACGTGGCTCTGCCAAAATGCGCAGCATGCTTTGTTCGTGTATTCCTATCCCTTGAATTTCAGCAGAGCTGGAAAATTTCGGCGCAAGTTTTTATTAGAGACATTGGCCAATCTGCAAAAAGAGCTGGAGGATCGAGGTCATAAATTAGTGATCACCTATTCTCACCCGGAAGAAGTTCTCCCCCATTTGATTCACAAATATAAAATCGACACTTTGGTTTACACTGAAGAATACACACCCGAAGAACTGCGTGAAGAAAAACTGGTCACCTCACGCATAGTTCTTGATCGCATTATGCCTTTCGACCAAAGAACACTTTTAAAAAAATCTGCCCTGCCATTTCCATTGTTGAATTTACCGAATAATTTGGCGGAGTTTCAGGTGCTTTTAAGCAAGAAACATCCAGAAAAAGTTTTGCCCATTCCTTTGGTGTGGCCCGATCCCATTAGGGCCGACGAATTTGAATTGGACTTAAATCGCGAGCTTCGCATGTTCATCACGCCCTCGCGATTTATTGGCGGAGAATTGCAAGCCCTGACTCGACTAAAAGAATTTATCTGGGACAAGGATCTACTTCGTAGCTTTAAGGATGGATACTCAGAGCTGGTGCACTTTGATGACAGTTCAAAATTTTCTCCGTGGCTTTCCAACGGCAGCCTTTCACCTCGAGTGATATATTGGGAAGTGAAAAATTACGAGCGCGAACGAGCGGCCAACGATTCAACAAACTGGATGATGATGGATTTACTTCGTCGCGATTATTTTAAATACTATGCGCTTAAACTTGGACCCTTTTTGTTTCAGGCAGATACCAATCCCACTCATCAGCCATTGGTGGATGATCGTCTTCAACAAGAGCTTTTCAAAAGTTGGAAGTTGGGATCAACAGGAAAAGATCCCATCGACGGAAGCATGAAAGAGCTTAATGAAACAGGCTTTATCTCTTACCGCGGCCGCCAGGATGTTGCGAACTTCCTGACCGAAAACCTGAGCCTGGATTGGCGTTGGGGCGCACGGTATTTCGAAGAAATGTTGATCGATTATGATGCCGCCAGCAACTGGGGAAACTGGAACTATATTGTGGGAGTCAGCGAAGTCACCTCCCCTTCAAAAAATCACGGAGGATTCTATGAGCAACCCGGAATTTGAGAGCTTTGATAACGCCGAGATAGAACAATTCTTTCAATGTCCCTACTGCCGAACAGCTATATCAATGTTGGTTGATATTTCAGAGCCAGGGCGTCAAACATACGTTGAAGACTGTGAAGTCTGCTGTAAGCCGATTCAAATCACTTACTCCGCTGATCAAGGTCGCTTAGTGGATTTTTCGGCTCATCGGATCTAAACAACGTAATTACAAAACTTTAATTCCCAGGGCCTTTTGTAATTTTATTTAAATGCGTTTCTACAGATAGACTAATCACATGAACAAGTCCGCGTACGAGGCTCTTGTAAATTCCCATGCTCTGATTGAGTTCGATCCCCAAGGAAAAATTCTTTGGGCCAATCGCAACTTTCTGAATCTCGTGGGATATGAGCTGAGCGAGATACACGGGAAACATCACTCCATTTTTCTTCCTGCCTACGAACTTCACGAAAAAGAATACAGCGAATTGTGGGACACTTTGCGTGCCGGGAATCCCCAAGTGGGCGAGTTCAAACGCCTGGCCAAAAACGGCAGTGAAATCTGGGTTCATTGCTCTTACACGCCCGTTAAAAACGACAGCGGCGATGTGATCAAAATTCTGAGTATGGCCTTTGATATCACTGAAAAAAGAAATCTGGCTGAAAACCTAGAGAGAAAAAATCAGGAACTTCTGTCGACGGCAGCGAAAGCCCGTGCGGCGACTTATGCAAAATCGGTGTTTCTGGCGAATATGAGCCATGAAATTCGCACGCCGCTGAATTCGATCATTGG contains these protein-coding regions:
- a CDS encoding CPXCG motif-containing cysteine-rich protein; translation: MSNPEFESFDNAEIEQFFQCPYCRTAISMLVDISEPGRQTYVEDCEVCCKPIQITYSADQGRLVDFSAHRI
- a CDS encoding fibronectin type III domain-containing protein, with the protein product MKIFASLIVSALTLASTTPAFASEGHTGPNHHTKEELGQKMNELFPEKQMKVESQTIPAKPELASPEYFAAVKGDSVTLKWKEAKDAQEYHVQVATDANFKWLVADDQHVKATTFDVSKLEAGKHYFWRVASVRPDNWKTFRKSYFATSMFETPDAATAAPAK
- a CDS encoding DASH family cryptochrome, which gives rise to MRALYWFRNDLRLHDNEALTWLCQNAQHALFVYSYPLNFSRAGKFRRKFLLETLANLQKELEDRGHKLVITYSHPEEVLPHLIHKYKIDTLVYTEEYTPEELREEKLVTSRIVLDRIMPFDQRTLLKKSALPFPLLNLPNNLAEFQVLLSKKHPEKVLPIPLVWPDPIRADEFELDLNRELRMFITPSRFIGGELQALTRLKEFIWDKDLLRSFKDGYSELVHFDDSSKFSPWLSNGSLSPRVIYWEVKNYERERAANDSTNWMMMDLLRRDYFKYYALKLGPFLFQADTNPTHQPLVDDRLQQELFKSWKLGSTGKDPIDGSMKELNETGFISYRGRQDVANFLTENLSLDWRWGARYFEEMLIDYDAASNWGNWNYIVGVSEVTSPSKNHGGFYEQPGI